In a single window of the Diospyros lotus cultivar Yz01 chromosome 10, ASM1463336v1, whole genome shotgun sequence genome:
- the LOC127811739 gene encoding uncharacterized protein LOC127811739, with product MASKILLAVIFVFDLIAFALAVAAEQRRSTATVTQDPEKNYNYCVYDSDISTGYGVGAFLFFMASQALLMAASQCFCCGKPLKPGGSRASAVLLFVTCWVFFIIAEACLLAGSVRNAYHTKYRTIFNIDNPPSCQTLRKGVFAAGAAFIFLNCIVSELYYICFSKARAGFQPYGAQPAVSMGTYK from the exons ATGGCGTCAAAGATCTTGCTGGCTGTGATCTTCGTCTTCGACCTCATTGCCTTTGCCCTGGCTGTCGCCGCCGAGCAGCGCAGAAGCACC GCGACGGTGACGCAGGATCCAGAGAAGAACTATAACTACTGTGTGTACGACTCGGACATCTCCACCGGCTATGGCGTCGGAGCTTTCCTGTTCTTCATGGCCAGTCAAGCCCTTTTAATGGCGGCAAGCCAATGTTTCTGCTGCGGCAAACCTCTCAAGCCCGGAGGTTCAAGAGCCTCCGCTGTTCTTCTTTTCGTAACCTGCTG GGTGTTCTTTATCATAGCGGAGGCGTGCTTACTGGCTGGTTCGGTGAGGAACGCGTACCACACCAAGTACCGGACCATTTTCAACATCGACAACCCTCCCTCTTGCCAGACCTTGAGGAAGGGAGTCTTTGCCGCTGGTGCCGCCTTCATCTTCCTCAACTGCATAGTCTCCGAGCTTTACTACATTTGCTTTTCAAAGGCCAGGGCTGGCTTCCAACCCTACGGCGCTCAACCCGCCGTCAGCATGGGAACCTacaaatga